From a single Anoplolepis gracilipes chromosome 3, ASM4749672v1, whole genome shotgun sequence genomic region:
- the LOC140663728 gene encoding uncharacterized protein, with protein sequence MELEQYYVLNRVLLSAIGLWPYDDFKVRQLRFILALLILILFNGTQFIKLFISKYSLDLLVQILPFVSVFMGFSIKYVTVYAMIGNIKEFQERLRSNWSALADDREIEIIQKQAINGRLFTIILAMFIYSTVFFLIFTQYIPILLDIIIPLNESRPRELIFPAVYFINQQKYFFILTIHAGIGLLIIATSGIATESFSFANALHAFGLFEIASYRMKRMLSEIYPQMCIDKQYIISRQRIIAAVDFHRRAIEYSELLKASFGQMYLILFIILVCSTSINLYYFAQIITTVTTGKLWDIFKSIILVILYIICLTMANYAGQKFIDCDTHFYRTICNTKWYNAPLETQKLIFFLIQKTTKCYKVDAGGMFSPCFEGLATGFSMTISYFMVIYSTST encoded by the exons ATGGAGTTGGaacaatattatgtattgaATCGCGTTCTTTTATCGGCGATCGGTCTTTGGCCATATGATGATTTCAAAGTGAGACAACTTCGTTTCATACTGGCGTTATTGATATTGATACTATTTAATGGTACTCAG tttataaaattattcatttcgaAATACAGCTTAGACCTTCTTGTACAAATATTACCTTTCGTTAGTGTTTTTATGGGATTCTCTATAAAGTACGTCACAGTTTATGCTATGATAGGAAAT ATAAAAGAATTCCAGGAACGACTTCGAAGCAACTGGAGTGCTTTGGCAGATGATCGAGAGATCGAGATAATACAAAAACAAGCGATCAACGGAAGATTATTTACGATAATTTTAGCAA tgtttatatatagtacaGTATTCTTCCTTATTTTTACGCAATATATTCCAATCTTACTGGATATTATAATACCTTTGAATGAATCTCGTCCACGTGAACTCATATTTCCAGcagtatattttatcaatcaacaaaagtatttttttattttaacaatacatGCAGGAATTGGATTGCTCATTATAGCAACCAGTGGAATAGCTACCGAATCATTCTCATTTGCTAACGCATTACATGCCTTCGGACTATTTGAAATCGCTAG TTATCGTATGAAACGTATGTTAAGCGAAATTTATCCGCAGATGTGTAtagataaacaatatattatatctcgtCAAAGAATAATTGCTGCAGTGGACTTTCATAGAAGAGCAATTGA ATATTCTGAATTATTGAAAGCAAGTTTTGGACAAATGTACttaattcttttcataatattagtATGTTCGACAagcatcaatttatattac TTCGCTCAGATAATAACGACAGTAACGACAGGAAAGTTATgggatatatttaaatctatcatattggtaatattatatattatatgtttaactATGGCTAATTATGCTGGTCAGAAATTTATAGATTGTGATACGCATTTTTATCGAACCAT ATGCAATACAAAGTGGTATAATGCTCCGTTagaaacacaaaaattaatattctttttgataCAAAAGACTACAAAATGCTATAAGGTTGATGCCGGTGGTATGTTTAGTCCCTGTTTCGAAGGTTTAGCCACA GGTTTCAGTATgacaatttcttattttatggTTATTTACTCTACatctacataa
- the LOC140663726 gene encoding uncharacterized protein isoform X1, producing the protein MDFSGDHYYKLNRTFLSIIGLWPHHNIILRRIQGIISSFILISVIIPQLIKLIMAKYDVDIILRVLSSVLPFMLFTVKYVTFYFVTKDIKKLMKQIQNDWNTLTDNNELEIIHRYAKTAKLCTISLAILIYVSLIMIICIQYIPSFFNIIAPRNKSRRVELLFQVEYFIDQEKYYHIIQFHLDIGLIFAAITIQSTESFCLSLAIHAFGMFKIASYRMEHIIDKSASNIFVKKHCTLHNNIVAAVNGHRRAIEFSEIIKSTFAIPYLALILLGVTSTSVNLFLFLEIVMSTNAVSDLIRAIIFVVCHFIYMFATNYAGQKFIDHDADVYKKICNVQWYNAPLRTQKQILFIIQKARKAYHVDVGGLYCPSLEGFTTVIQISVNCTTLIFIKDVK; encoded by the exons aTGGACTTCAGCGGTGATCATTACTATAAGCTTAATCGTActtttttgtcaattattGGCCTGTGGCCgcatcataatattatattacggcGAATTCAAGGCATCATATCATCGTTTATTTTGATATCAGTTATAATTCCTCAG ttaataaaattgatcatGGCAAAATACGATGTGGATATCATTTTAAGAGTTCTATCGTCTGTCTTACCATTCATGTTATTTACTGTAAAAtatgttactttttatttcgtcACTAAGGAT ataaagaaattaatgaaacaaattcaaaatgacTGGAATACCTTGACAGATAATAATGAGCTGGAGATAATTCATCGATATGCGAAAACAGCAAAATTATGTACTATATCTTTAgcaa TATTGATTTACGTATCTCTGATCATGATTATTTGCATTCAGTACATACCAAGTTTTTTCAACATCATAGCGCCACGAAACAAATCTCGGCGAGTCGAGTTATTATTTCAAGtcgaatattttatcgatcaagaaaaatattatcacataatacaatttcatttagatATAGGATTAATCTTCGCTGCGATAACAATTCAATCTACCGAATCATTTTGTTTATCACTTGCTATACATGCATTTGGAATGTTTAAAATAGCTAG TTATCGCATGGAgcatataattgataaaagtgCATCAAATATATTCGTCAAGAAGCATTGtactttacataataatatagtgGCTGCTGTAAATGGTCATAGGAGAGCAATTGA attttctgAGATTATTAAGTCAACTTTTGCAATACCCTATTTGGCTTTAATTTTACTTGGAGTGACCTCAACAAGCGTGAACTTATTTCTG TTTCTCGAAATAGTAATGTCGACGAATGCAGTGAGTGATTTAATAAGAGctattatatttgttgtttGTCATTTCATTTATATGTTTGCGACTAATTACGCTGGACAGAAATTTATAGATCATGACGCGGATGTCTACAAAAAGAT atgcAACGTACAGTGGTACAATGCACCTTTGCGGACGCAAaaacagatattatttattatccaaAAAGCCAGAAAAGCTTATCATGTAGATGTTGGTGGCTTATACTGTCCATCATTAGAAGGTTTCACAACGGTAATACAAATATCTGTAAATTGtacaactttaatttttat
- the LOC140663726 gene encoding uncharacterized protein isoform X2 yields the protein MDFSGDHYYKLNRTFLSIIGLWPHHNIILRRIQGIISSFILISVIIPQLIKLIMAKYDVDIILRVLSSVLPFMLFTVKYVTFYFVTKDIKKLMKQIQNDWNTLTDNNELEIIHRYAKTAKLCTISLAILIYVSLIMIICIQYIPSFFNIIAPRNKSRRVELLFQVEYFIDQEKYYHIIQFHLDIGLIFAAITIQSTESFCLSLAIHAFGMFKIASYRMEHIIDKSASNIFVKKHCTLHNNIVAAVNGHRRAIEFSEIIKSTFAIPYLALILLGVTSTSVNLFLFLEIVMSTNAVSDLIRAIIFVVCHFIYMFATNYAGQKFIDHDADVYKKICNVQWYNAPLRTQKQILFIIQKARKAYHVDVGGLYCPSLEGFTTLASASLSYFTVLCSLSK from the exons aTGGACTTCAGCGGTGATCATTACTATAAGCTTAATCGTActtttttgtcaattattGGCCTGTGGCCgcatcataatattatattacggcGAATTCAAGGCATCATATCATCGTTTATTTTGATATCAGTTATAATTCCTCAG ttaataaaattgatcatGGCAAAATACGATGTGGATATCATTTTAAGAGTTCTATCGTCTGTCTTACCATTCATGTTATTTACTGTAAAAtatgttactttttatttcgtcACTAAGGAT ataaagaaattaatgaaacaaattcaaaatgacTGGAATACCTTGACAGATAATAATGAGCTGGAGATAATTCATCGATATGCGAAAACAGCAAAATTATGTACTATATCTTTAgcaa TATTGATTTACGTATCTCTGATCATGATTATTTGCATTCAGTACATACCAAGTTTTTTCAACATCATAGCGCCACGAAACAAATCTCGGCGAGTCGAGTTATTATTTCAAGtcgaatattttatcgatcaagaaaaatattatcacataatacaatttcatttagatATAGGATTAATCTTCGCTGCGATAACAATTCAATCTACCGAATCATTTTGTTTATCACTTGCTATACATGCATTTGGAATGTTTAAAATAGCTAG TTATCGCATGGAgcatataattgataaaagtgCATCAAATATATTCGTCAAGAAGCATTGtactttacataataatatagtgGCTGCTGTAAATGGTCATAGGAGAGCAATTGA attttctgAGATTATTAAGTCAACTTTTGCAATACCCTATTTGGCTTTAATTTTACTTGGAGTGACCTCAACAAGCGTGAACTTATTTCTG TTTCTCGAAATAGTAATGTCGACGAATGCAGTGAGTGATTTAATAAGAGctattatatttgttgtttGTCATTTCATTTATATGTTTGCGACTAATTACGCTGGACAGAAATTTATAGATCATGACGCGGATGTCTACAAAAAGAT atgcAACGTACAGTGGTACAATGCACCTTTGCGGACGCAAaaacagatattatttattatccaaAAAGCCAGAAAAGCTTATCATGTAGATGTTGGTGGCTTATACTGTCCATCATTAGAAGGTTTCACAACG